TTTAGTAGGTTGAGAGCGGAGAAGGGGGCGGAAAAACCCTGACATCGTTTTTAAATAAAAAGACACCAAGAGAATCTTTACGAGGCCAGACATTTTTCTTAAACTCGTTGCGCAAATAACACTATTTGATCAGGATGCGCCGACGGTCGGTCATATGATCCTGATGGAGAGGGCCCGTGAAAACTCGTTTTCGTCCGATTTCCAAACATCTTTCCATATCAAAACATTTAGCACTGATGACCGTGCCGCTTATCGGACTCAGCGCGATTATCCCGCCGCGGGCTTATGCTGATGGCCCGATCAAGCCCGGGGCGCAGCTTCAGAATGCTCCGGATCTCGTCGGACTCGTCAAGGCTGTTAAACCCGCAGTCGTGTCAATCACGGCGCGCATCCGTGTGGACGCGGATGATCAGGGTAATTTTGATGATAACGGGCAGTGGCCGCAAAGTGCGATGCCATTTCCCTTTCCGTTTCCTTTCCAATTTGCACCGCCCACCGGCCAGCGCATGGTGGAAGCGCATGGGTCCGGCTTCATCATCTCGCAGGATGGTTATGTGGTGACGAATAACCATGTCGTCAAAAACGCCACAAAAGTGACGGTGACGCTTGATGATGGGTCGAGCTTCCCCGCGAAAATCATCGGCCGTGACAGTAAAAGCGATGTCGCCTTGTTGAAAATCAAAACCACTGATAAACTCCCTTTCATCCGATTGGGTAATTCCGACAATGTGCAGCCGGGTGCCTTCGTTGTGGCCGTCGGCAATCCTTACGGGTTGGGCGGCACTGTCACATCCGGGATTGTGTCCGCGCTGGGTCGTGACCTCGGTGCCGGGCCTTATGATGACTTTATCCAGGTTGATGCGCCGATCAATCACGGCAATTCAGGCGGGCCGCTTTTTGACCAAAACGGGGACGTGATCGGGATGAACACGGCCATCATCTCGCCGTCCGGCGGCTCAATCGGGATTGGCTTTGCCATCCCGTCCAACACGGTCAAGGATGTGGTCAATCAGCTCCAGAAAACGGGGCATGTCACGCGGGGCTATCTCGGCGTTACGGTTCAGCGGATTTCGCCAACGATGGCGAAAGCGCTTGGCTTGACAAACCCGTCACCCGGTATCGCGCCGACGGGGGCGCTGGTGGCCAATGTCATCGCGGGCGGCCCCGCGGATCACGCCGGTATCCGCAGTGGTGACATCATCATGTCAGTCAACGGCGTGAAGGTGAAAAACGACCATGATGTCGTTATGCAAACTGTCGCCAATAAGCCTGGCTCCGAAATTGTGATTCAGGTGCTACGTGACGGCAAACCCCAGTCCATCAAGGCGCGGGTCGGCAATTTTCCCAAAAATGGTGACGTCGCATCATCCGACTCGGATAATGCGGACGATGCGGGATCAACGAAGCTTGGCGTATCGCTCTCCCCGCTCACGGATGATATCCGCCACCAGCTTGGTGTCGACAGAAGCGTGAAAGGTGCCGTTGTGAGTGCGGTCACGCCTGGCTCCCCAGCGGAACAGGCCGGAATTCGCCCCGGTGATATCGTGCAGAGTGTTGATCGCACGCCGGTTTTGAATCCGGAGGCAGCGACCCTGGCCGTGCGCGCCGTACTCAGAAAAAATAAGCCGGTCCTACTCCGAATCTATCGGGACGGTCAGCGGATTTTTATCGCGATCGCTCAGAATAATAATCGGGATGATGATTAAAAATCGTTTCCCGCCATGACCAGGCGACGCGCCGGGTGCAATAAATGGCATCCGGCGCTTCTCTGCCTCACGCTTCCGAAACGCCATATTGACGGGGCGGGCAAGGTGGTTTGCGCTGTCAATTTGCTGTAAGGGGAGGTTGGACGCGACAAAACGTTCCCTGAAACAGGTGCTGTGTGCGATGAAACCTGACGAAGCGTGTCGGCGCAAAATCATAGATGGCAAGGCGATCGCCCGCGCTCTGACTGAGTCCATCAAGAATAAAGTGGAGCGCTTCCGCCTTGAGATCGGCAAAATCCCGGGATTGGCGGTCGTACTGGTGGGCAATGACCCGGCCAGTGAGGTCTACGTCAAAAACAAGGCGATCCAGACACATCGTGCGGGAATGCGCTCTTTCATGCATATGCTGCCGGAAACAACTGCGCAGGATGAGTTGCTTGAGTTGATCGCGCGGCTCAATGCGGATGTGGCGATCCATGGTATCCTCGTCCAACTCCCTTTGCCGAAGCATCTTGACCGGAATATCGTCATCAATGCGATAGCGCCGCATAAGGATGTGGATGGGCTGGGCGAAGTTAATGCCGGTCGACTCAGCCTGGGTATGGACGGGCATGTGCCTTGCACACCCTTGGGGTGCCTCAAGCTGCTTCAGGAAACGCTGGGGACGTTGCGTGGCCTGCATGCCGTCATCATTGGCGCGTCCAATCTTGTTGGCAAGCCGATGGCGCAGCTCCTGCTGAAGCAGGGTTGCACCGTCTCCATCGCCCATATCGACACGAAAGATCCAGGTGGTCTGGCGCGTCAGGGGGATATTCTCATTGTCGCCGTGGGGAAAGCCGAACTCGTCCCGGGTGACTGGGTCAAGCCCGGTGCAACCGTCATTGATGTCGGCATCATCCGCAAGGACCTGCCCGATGGCAAAACCCGCCTCGTTGGCGATGTGGCGTTCGATGACGCGCTTGAAAAAGCCGCTTTCATCACCCCTGTGCCAGGCGGGGTGGGGCCGATGACTATTGCCTGCCTGCTCAGTAACACGTTCGACGCGGCGTGTAAAGCGGATAAGGGCGTCACATGACGCGGATATCCATTGAACTTGTGCCGCGTGATGCGGCGTCGCTGCGTCAGGATTTTGAGACGGTGCGGCGCGCTCTGCCTCAGGCGGGGTTGATCAATATTCCCGATCTTACACGTATGGAGATGCGATCATGGGAGGCGGCGCATCTCCTTAAACGGGAGGGGGATGTCCCGGTGATCCCGCATATTCGTGCGATTGATATTGCCCCGGATGCGCCTCTGCCCTGCGCCCACCAATCCGGTATAAACGAAATTCTGGTGGTGGAAGGTGATCCGCCCGCCGACCCGTCGCGCCCGACCTATCCGAATGACAGCGTCGGTATCATTCGGCGTTACCAGCGTGAGGCGCCGCATTTGGAAGTCTATGCCGCGTTTGACCCCTATCGCCGCGCACCTTATCAGGAGCTTGAGGCCGTCAAACGGAAGATTGATGCGAGTGCTGTCGGGTTTTTTACACAGCCGCTTTTTGACCTCCCTATGTTGGAGCTTTGCGCCAGGTGGCTGGAGGGTCAGTCCGTTTTCTGGGGTGTGTCCCCGGTCGTGAGTGAGAAAAGCCGCGCTTATTGGGAAAACGTCAATCACGTCGTCTTTGCACGGGATTTTGACGCGTCTCTTTCCGCAAATATTGCTTTCGCGCAGAAAATGCTCGACTTCGTTAAGAGGGAGAAGAGCAATATTTACTTTATGCCTTTACGCATTGACCTCGCCGCTTATCTTGGCGGACTGATGATGCCGGCAGTTTAAGTGTGACGCGTCTGACGCCCGTCCACGAGGCGGGCGTCATTGAAGCAGAATTGAGGACGGATTTTACTTCTTGAAAGAATCGGGAAGCTTGCCGCCATTCTCTGAAAGTTTCTGCATCACCTGCTTGCTGAGCCAGATATTGATGCTGGCACTGTCATTCATGTCGCCCGTATAGCCAAGTTCTTTCGCGAGCTGTTTGCGCGCTTCAAGAGAGCTGTCCATATTCAGGAGCTTCATAAGATCCACAATGGATGTTTTCCAATTGGAAGCGCCACCACCTTTTTTATTGGCAAGATCGGTCAGGATGGCGTTGACATCCGTGCCAGCTGAACTCCCCTCCATCGTGCCAGGTGTTTTAGCATCGGCACGGCCGAAAATTTTGGAAACGAGGGTGCTGAAGATACTCATATTAACCTCAAAATCAGAAGAAAATCAGGGAAAAATTTGTCATTTACTTAACGTGGCGTGCTCTAAACTGTTCCCTCGTATTTCCTCGACTTCTCCGGCAGATAGCACCTTTCCCGACCGCAAAAAAAGGGGGCCGAACGGGCCCCTTTTTCAACTGCGTTGAATGGAAGTTTCAGTAACGGTAAAGCTCGTGTTTGAAGGGGCCTTCCGTCGGCACGCCGATATATTTCGCCTGCTCGGGGCTCAGGCGGCTCAGTTTGGCGCCGACCTTCGCGAGGTGAAGCGCGGCCACCTTCTCATCAAGTTTCTTCGGCAGCGTGTAGACCTTATTTTCATATTGTCCTTTCTGCGCCGTCCAAAGCTCAATCTGCGCGAGCGTCTGGTTCGTGAAGGAGGCTGACATAACGAAAGAAGGATGCCCGGTCGCGTTCCCGAGATTGACCAGACGGCCCTGGGAAAGCAGAATGATTCGCTTGTCATCCGGAAAAACAACCTCATCCACCTGCGGCTTGATGTTGTCCCATCTGAAATTGCGTAGCGCCTTAATCTGGATTTCACTGTCGAAATGGCCGATATTGCACACAATGGCGCGGTGTCGCATGGCGCGCATATGCTCAAGCGTGATGATGTCGACATTGCCCGTGCAGGTGACGAAAATATCTCCGCGCGGCGCTGCATCTTCCATGGAGACGACTTCATAACCTTCCATCGCGGCCTGAAGCGCGCAGATCGGGTCCACCTCTGTCACAAGGACGCGGCAACCTGCATTGCGCAGGGAGGCGGCTGACCCTTTGCCAACATCACCATATCCGGCGACGACAGCGACTTTGCCCGCCATCATCACATCAGTGCCACGGCGGATCGCATCGACCAGGCTTTCCCGACAGCCATAAAGATTATCGAATTTTGATTTGGTCACGCTGTCATTAACGTTAATGGCTGGCACGAGCAGCTTGCCTGCCTTCTCCATCTCCCAGAGCCGGTGCACGCCCGTGGTCGTCTCTTCCGACAGGCCGCGCACATCTTTGAGCATTTCAGGATATTTATCATGCATCAGAACGGTCAGATCACCCCCGTCATCGAGGATCATATTGGGCGTCCATCCATTCGGGCCTTTGATGGTCTGTTCAATACACCACCAGAATTCTTCTTCCGACAGGCCTTTCCACGCAAAAACCGGGATACCGGCGGCGGCGATCGCGGCGGCGGCCTGATCCTGGGTGGAGTAAATATTGCAGGATGACCAGCGCACTTCCGCGCCGAGTGCGATCAGCGTTTCAATGAGTACAGCCGTCTGGATCGTCATATGCAGGCAACCCGCGATGCACGCGCCTTTCAGGGGCTGCTTTTTGCCGAATTCTTCCCGAAGGGCCATCAGCCCTGGCATTTCGCCTTCCGCGATGGAAATTTCTTTCCGGCCCCATTCGGCCAGGGACATATCACTTACTTTGTAATCGCTCATGTGCGCGGCGCCTCACTTGTTAGCAGTCTTATCTCGCAAGGGTTATAAAGCGAGTGAGGCGTGAGGGCCAGTGGCCTTGTTTTGGTAGGATGCCCACCACGGGTAATGTCGAAATTGTCAGACGGATTTTCGCCGCCTACCCGTTTGAGGCACCTCTGCGCCCAATGTGACGAGGTCTGGATTTCAGTATGTTTATGTCGATGGCGGGAGATGGCTGCGCGCCTAAAGTGGCACCTGAAGCGGTCTTCCGACGTTAACAGCGCTTAGAGATGCGGTGCGCGCCGATATTTCCGATGGTCATGCTGCGCCGTCGTCTTCTCGCCAGGTTTGAGTTTGACCTGCGGTTTGCTCGGACGGGCCGGAGTCGGTTGCTCCATCGCCTGATTTCGGTAGGTTGGGTTTTTCTCCGTCGGATTATGCGCGCCCGCAGATCGCTGGCGCATCCGATCTGCCTTTTCAGCAGTAGGGGCGCGTCGTTTGAAGGTTCAGAGGTTGGCTGCGCCTGCGCCGCGGCGGCCAGGGAAAAGCCCGCCAGTACAGCGAGGGTGAGAAAACTCTTATGCACGGATGTCATGCAGCAACCTTATGACGGAGAGCGTTTCAGATGCCGGACAACCA
This DNA window, taken from Acetobacteraceae bacterium, encodes the following:
- a CDS encoding Do family serine endopeptidase — translated: MTVPLIGLSAIIPPRAYADGPIKPGAQLQNAPDLVGLVKAVKPAVVSITARIRVDADDQGNFDDNGQWPQSAMPFPFPFPFQFAPPTGQRMVEAHGSGFIISQDGYVVTNNHVVKNATKVTVTLDDGSSFPAKIIGRDSKSDVALLKIKTTDKLPFIRLGNSDNVQPGAFVVAVGNPYGLGGTVTSGIVSALGRDLGAGPYDDFIQVDAPINHGNSGGPLFDQNGDVIGMNTAIISPSGGSIGIGFAIPSNTVKDVVNQLQKTGHVTRGYLGVTVQRISPTMAKALGLTNPSPGIAPTGALVANVIAGGPADHAGIRSGDIIMSVNGVKVKNDHDVVMQTVANKPGSEIVIQVLRDGKPQSIKARVGNFPKNGDVASSDSDNADDAGSTKLGVSLSPLTDDIRHQLGVDRSVKGAVVSAVTPGSPAEQAGIRPGDIVQSVDRTPVLNPEAATLAVRAVLRKNKPVLLRIYRDGQRIFIAIAQNNNRDDD
- a CDS encoding DUF3597 domain-containing protein; translation: MSIFSTLVSKIFGRADAKTPGTMEGSSAGTDVNAILTDLANKKGGGASNWKTSIVDLMKLLNMDSSLEARKQLAKELGYTGDMNDSASINIWLSKQVMQKLSENGGKLPDSFKK
- a CDS encoding methylenetetrahydrofolate reductase produces the protein MTRISIELVPRDAASLRQDFETVRRALPQAGLINIPDLTRMEMRSWEAAHLLKREGDVPVIPHIRAIDIAPDAPLPCAHQSGINEILVVEGDPPADPSRPTYPNDSVGIIRRYQREAPHLEVYAAFDPYRRAPYQELEAVKRKIDASAVGFFTQPLFDLPMLELCARWLEGQSVFWGVSPVVSEKSRAYWENVNHVVFARDFDASLSANIAFAQKMLDFVKREKSNIYFMPLRIDLAAYLGGLMMPAV
- the ahcY gene encoding adenosylhomocysteinase, with the protein product MSDYKVSDMSLAEWGRKEISIAEGEMPGLMALREEFGKKQPLKGACIAGCLHMTIQTAVLIETLIALGAEVRWSSCNIYSTQDQAAAAIAAAGIPVFAWKGLSEEEFWWCIEQTIKGPNGWTPNMILDDGGDLTVLMHDKYPEMLKDVRGLSEETTTGVHRLWEMEKAGKLLVPAINVNDSVTKSKFDNLYGCRESLVDAIRRGTDVMMAGKVAVVAGYGDVGKGSAASLRNAGCRVLVTEVDPICALQAAMEGYEVVSMEDAAPRGDIFVTCTGNVDIITLEHMRAMRHRAIVCNIGHFDSEIQIKALRNFRWDNIKPQVDEVVFPDDKRIILLSQGRLVNLGNATGHPSFVMSASFTNQTLAQIELWTAQKGQYENKVYTLPKKLDEKVAALHLAKVGAKLSRLSPEQAKYIGVPTEGPFKHELYRY
- the folD gene encoding bifunctional methylenetetrahydrofolate dehydrogenase/methenyltetrahydrofolate cyclohydrolase FolD; the protein is MKPDEACRRKIIDGKAIARALTESIKNKVERFRLEIGKIPGLAVVLVGNDPASEVYVKNKAIQTHRAGMRSFMHMLPETTAQDELLELIARLNADVAIHGILVQLPLPKHLDRNIVINAIAPHKDVDGLGEVNAGRLSLGMDGHVPCTPLGCLKLLQETLGTLRGLHAVIIGASNLVGKPMAQLLLKQGCTVSIAHIDTKDPGGLARQGDILIVAVGKAELVPGDWVKPGATVIDVGIIRKDLPDGKTRLVGDVAFDDALEKAAFITPVPGGVGPMTIACLLSNTFDAACKADKGVT